In Parabacteroides sp. FAFU027, the following proteins share a genomic window:
- a CDS encoding NAD(P)/FAD-dependent oxidoreductase, with the protein MIKEAQFRILPQQAASEQSLKQLLSREFSVPVQQILAVRILKRSIDARQRIVYMNLKLRAYINERPEDDEFISNEYRDVSEKKAAIVIGAGPAGLFAALRLIELGMRPIVIERGKNVTDRKRDIAIISREHIVNPESNYSFGEGGAGAFSDGKLYTRSKKRGSVERILNILCQFGASTSILADAHPHIGTDKLPAVIANIRKQIISSGGEVHFETRMDNLIVEKGEVVGVETNTGQAFYGPVILATGHSARDVYYNFHRNNILIEAKGIAVGVRLEHPQHLIDQIQYHSPEGRGKYLPAAEYSYVAQAKERGVYSFCMCPGGVVVPAASGPNQVVVNGMSSSSRGSRWANSGMVVEIRPEDLPQYAAHKELALLKFQEQLEYDCYMAGGQQQTAPAQRMEDFVNKRLSKTLPDSSYSPGVISSPLHSWMPSFVTERLREGFQLFGRNSKGFLTNEALMIGVESRTSAPVRIPRDRETMQHLVLKGLYPCGEGAGYAGGIVSAAMDGEKCAESLAALIG; encoded by the coding sequence ATGATAAAAGAAGCCCAGTTTAGAATATTGCCGCAACAAGCGGCATCCGAGCAATCGCTCAAGCAGTTGTTATCGCGGGAATTTTCTGTCCCGGTACAACAGATTTTGGCCGTTCGCATATTGAAGCGCTCCATCGACGCACGTCAACGAATCGTTTACATGAATCTTAAACTTCGTGCCTATATCAACGAACGCCCCGAAGATGATGAATTCATCAGCAATGAATACCGAGATGTTTCGGAAAAGAAAGCGGCAATAGTTATCGGTGCGGGACCTGCGGGATTATTCGCTGCATTGCGCCTCATCGAACTCGGTATGCGCCCCATCGTCATCGAACGGGGCAAAAACGTAACCGATCGCAAACGCGACATCGCCATCATCAGCCGCGAGCACATCGTTAATCCCGAATCCAACTACTCTTTTGGTGAAGGTGGCGCCGGAGCATTCTCCGATGGTAAATTATATACACGCAGCAAGAAGCGTGGTTCTGTCGAACGCATCCTGAATATCCTCTGCCAGTTCGGAGCAAGCACCTCCATTTTAGCAGATGCCCACCCACACATCGGGACGGACAAACTTCCGGCGGTGATTGCCAATATTCGTAAGCAGATTATCAGCAGTGGAGGAGAGGTACACTTCGAAACCCGCATGGATAACCTCATTGTGGAAAAAGGAGAGGTTGTCGGCGTCGAGACCAATACCGGGCAAGCATTTTACGGCCCCGTAATTCTGGCAACAGGACACTCTGCCCGCGATGTCTATTATAACTTTCACCGGAATAACATCCTGATTGAAGCAAAAGGTATCGCTGTGGGAGTACGACTGGAGCATCCTCAGCATTTGATTGACCAGATCCAGTATCATTCCCCTGAAGGTCGTGGTAAGTACCTCCCGGCCGCTGAATACAGCTATGTGGCTCAGGCAAAGGAGCGCGGCGTGTACAGCTTCTGTATGTGTCCCGGCGGGGTGGTGGTTCCGGCAGCCAGCGGTCCCAATCAGGTCGTGGTAAACGGGATGTCATCATCGTCGCGTGGCTCCCGCTGGGCGAATTCAGGAATGGTGGTTGAGATACGACCGGAAGACCTGCCGCAATACGCTGCTCACAAAGAGCTGGCACTGCTCAAATTTCAGGAGCAGCTGGAGTACGATTGCTACATGGCCGGGGGGCAGCAGCAGACAGCTCCTGCTCAACGGATGGAAGACTTTGTCAACAAGCGATTGTCCAAAACTTTGCCGGATAGCTCCTACTCACCGGGCGTAATATCATCGCCGCTACACAGCTGGATGCCGTCGTTTGTAACTGAGCGTTTACGGGAAGGGTTTCAGCTGTTTGGCCGCAATTCAAAAGGCTTTCTGACCAATGAGGCGTTGATGATTGGGGTGGAATCACGAACTTCGGCTCCTGTGCGCATTCCGCGCGACCGTGAGACGATGCAACACCTCGTACTGAAAGGACTTTACCCCTGCGGAGAAGGTGCCGGATATGCCGGAGGAATCGTCTCTGCTGCGATGGATGGTGAAAAGTGCGCCGAATCTTTAGCTGCTTTGATAGGATAA
- the queF gene encoding preQ(1) synthase yields MSLNLNLLGNKTDYPTNYAPEILEAFDNKHPENDYWVRFHCPEFTSLCPITGQPDFATILIDYIPDQRMVESKSLKIYLFSFRNHGSFHEDCVNMIMKDLVRLMNPKYIEVTGIFTPRGGISIHPFANWGRPGTKYEEMAYHRLLNKELK; encoded by the coding sequence ATGAGCTTAAATCTCAATTTATTAGGAAATAAGACTGATTATCCGACCAATTACGCTCCTGAAATCCTCGAAGCTTTCGACAATAAACATCCCGAAAATGATTACTGGGTGCGTTTTCATTGTCCTGAATTCACCAGCCTTTGCCCAATTACCGGACAGCCGGATTTCGCAACTATATTGATTGATTACATTCCGGACCAGCGAATGGTGGAAAGTAAAAGTCTCAAGATCTATCTCTTTAGCTTTAGAAATCATGGCAGCTTCCATGAAGACTGCGTCAATATGATTATGAAGGACCTCGTCAGACTCATGAATCCTAAATACATTGAAGTAACAGGCATCTTCACACCACGCGGTGGAATCAGTATTCACCCGTTCGCCAATTGGGGAAGACCTGGCACAAAATACGAAGAAATGGCTTATCACCGTTTATTAAACAAGGAATTGAAGTAA
- the queC gene encoding 7-cyano-7-deazaguanine synthase QueC, translated as MYSNESALVLFSGGQDSTTCLFWALKNFKEVRAVSFSYGQKHAYELDVAKTIARVANVPHEIHAIDVLGTINNHTSLTDPNIPVDPIVPRFGLPNTFVPGRNLVFLTFAAIVARKYGIRYIITGVSQTDYSGYPDCREKFIKSTTKTLNLAMESEFEILTPLMARSKEATWQLADELGVLELIRHNTLTCYNGIMADGCGRCPACQLRNIGLQKYLRKREKIRYYQAKSAANNSSSYEE; from the coding sequence ATGTACTCAAACGAATCGGCCCTTGTGCTTTTCTCCGGTGGACAAGACTCCACAACATGCCTCTTTTGGGCATTGAAAAACTTCAAAGAAGTTCGAGCTGTAAGTTTCTCTTACGGCCAAAAACATGCTTATGAGTTGGACGTAGCGAAAACTATCGCCCGTGTTGCCAATGTTCCGCATGAAATCCATGCGATTGATGTTTTGGGAACTATCAACAATCACACTTCACTCACAGACCCTAATATCCCGGTAGATCCTATCGTACCGAGATTTGGTTTGCCAAATACTTTTGTACCCGGACGCAATCTTGTATTTCTCACATTTGCAGCAATTGTTGCCCGTAAATATGGCATCAGATATATCATTACCGGTGTTTCACAAACCGATTACAGCGGATATCCTGATTGTCGTGAGAAGTTCATCAAATCAACCACCAAGACTCTCAATCTGGCTATGGAATCAGAATTTGAGATCCTGACCCCATTGATGGCAAGAAGCAAAGAAGCAACCTGGCAATTGGCAGACGAACTGGGCGTGTTGGAATTGATTAGACACAACACCCTGACCTGCTACAACGGAATCATGGCTGACGGTTGCGGAAGATGTCCGGCTTGCCAGCTTCGCAACATTGGTCTCCAGAAATATCTCAGAAAAAGAGAAAAAATAAGATATTACCAGGCTAAATCAGCCGCTAATAATTCTTCTTCTTACGAAGAATAA
- a CDS encoding queuosine precursor transporter yields the protein MKNQVSIMYLTCSTLFAVCLIIANIVESKIVNVFGINTTAGLVIFPITYILNDVISEVWGFRKARLIIWMGFFMNFLAVAVFKLAIAMPASPYFEHQGAFSLVLGSTQRITTASFIAFLCGSFVNAYVMSKMKKATQGRGFSIRAVVSTLFGEGLDSVIFFSIAFYGSLPGIVILTLIGSQTAMKTIYEIIALPLTNLVVKWVKRTEQTDAYDLNISYNPLKIRDL from the coding sequence ATGAAAAATCAGGTATCCATCATGTACCTGACATGCAGCACCCTTTTTGCAGTATGTCTGATTATTGCCAACATCGTAGAGTCTAAAATCGTCAATGTATTTGGCATAAACACAACCGCCGGACTGGTCATTTTCCCGATCACCTACATCTTAAACGATGTAATTTCAGAAGTGTGGGGATTCCGCAAAGCCCGACTGATTATATGGATGGGATTTTTCATGAATTTCTTAGCGGTTGCCGTATTTAAACTTGCTATAGCCATGCCTGCCTCTCCCTACTTTGAACATCAGGGGGCATTTTCACTGGTACTTGGCAGCACGCAACGAATCACCACAGCCAGCTTCATCGCATTCCTCTGCGGCTCATTTGTCAATGCGTATGTGATGAGTAAAATGAAAAAAGCGACTCAGGGACGCGGCTTTTCGATACGGGCAGTGGTATCGACACTTTTTGGTGAAGGTTTGGATTCGGTTATATTTTTTTCTATTGCTTTTTACGGCTCTTTGCCCGGCATTGTCATTTTGACATTAATTGGTAGTCAGACCGCCATGAAAACGATATACGAAATTATAGCTTTACCCCTGACTAATTTAGTAGTCAAATGGGTAAAGAGAACAGAACAAACAGATGCGTATGACCTTAATATTTCATATAACCCTCTAAAGATCCGAGATTTATAA